From the genome of Cryptococcus neoformans var. neoformans B-3501A chromosome 1, whole genome shotgun sequence, one region includes:
- a CDS encoding hypothetical protein (HMMPfam hit to 6PF2K, 6-phosphofructo-2-kinase, score: 208.7, E(): 1.1e-59; HMMPfam hit to PGAM, Phosphoglycerate mutase family, score: 99.4, E(): 9e-27): protein MAAPLYVTQSGRLWHAGLILIVTVGLPARGKTHISRALERYLRWLGVKTRVYSIGDYRRKVLGGAHNVPHDYFQTKTPRSEATNALRRRIKAELEDQIMDFFTQGGQVVIYDANNGSVAERKITSEKFGNRGVHVIYLESLCDQEDIITANIRSVKLSSPDYAGWDAEKAVADYWERIRDQAAVYDTVTADEGPFIKVMNVGERIEVNRIEGYLQTRCCFFLMNIHTRPRNIYFARSGQSLIEHSYKADSDLSPAGWEYAERLKAAVIARRKAAREERKAKGEVVGEDNPLLIWTSARRRAYHTAWPFVHSGYKVVQKPIMSEINPGVWDGLSTQEAMELYPDEWSRFLADPYAHRAPRAESYHDLSVRLESVIFELERCQDDLLIIGHASVIRCLLAYLVGLPPNEVPAVEIARGDLVEITPASYGVISRAWHFWSGEGRGDAYGGNLYENFAEATSGKGSVLPDSGVNFAADALNMEKEAQEEEGREKEERGEKVIEAAKAVGKIAEQAAANTAAGAGAHGSSGGDGTAGGVGQGARGPGKALRRWGSERGKEENKSKDDEAVAVSEGEGRESGTTRSRAMSLLEI from the exons ATGGCAGCCCCCCTCTACGTCACCCAGTCTGGCCGCCTGTGGCACGCcggcctcatcctcatcgtcaccGTCGGCCTCCCAG CCCGCGGCAAGACCCACATCTCCCGCGCCCTCGAACGCTACCTCCGCTGGCTCGGCGTCAAGACCCGCGTCTACTCCATCGGCGACTACAGGCGCAAGGTCCTCGGCGGCGCTCACAACGTGCCCCACGACTACTTCCAGACAAAGA CCCCCAGGTCAGAGGCCACCAACGCCCTCCGCCGCCGCATCAAGGCAGAGCTCGAGGACCAGATCATGGACTTTTTCACCCAGGGCGGCCAGGTCGTCATCTACGATGCCAACAACGGCAGCGTCGCAGAGAGAAAGATCACCTCGGAAAAGTTTGGCAACCGGGGCGTCCATGTCATCTACCTCG AGAGCCTCTGTGACCAGGAGGATATCATCACCGCCAACATCCGCAGCGTCAAGCTCTCGTCTCCCGAC TATGCCGGATGGGACGCAGAAAAGGCAGTCGCAGACTACTGGGAACGTATCCGCGACCAGGCTGCCGTGTACGACACCGTCACCGCCGACGAAGGACCGTTTATCAAGGTGATGAATGTCGGCGAGCGGATCGAAGTGAACCGTATCGAAG GATACCTCCAAACGCGatgctgcttcttcttgatgaaTATCCACACCCGTCCTCGCAACATTTACTTTGCGCGT TCTGGGCAGTCTCTCATCGAACACTCGTATAAAGCCGACTCTGACCTCTCCCCGGCCGGCTGGGAATATGCTGAACGACTCAAGGCGGCGGTGATTGCGCGACGTAAAGCggcgagagaggagagaaaggcaaAAGGCGAAGTCGTCGGGGAGGACAACCCGCTGCTG ATCTGGACATCCGCCCGTCGTCGTGCTTACCACACCGCCTGGCCCTTTGTCCATTCCGGCTACAAGGTCGTCCAGAAACCGATCATGTCGGAAATCAACCCGGGCGTCTGGGACGGTCTCTCGACACAGGAAGCGATGGAACTCTACCCCGACGAATGGTCCCGTTTCCTCGCCGACCCGTATGCGCATAGGGCACCGCGCGCGGAAAGTTATCATGATCTCAGTGTCCGGCTCGAAAGTGTCATTTTCGAGCTGGAGAGGTGTCAGGATGATTTGTTGATTATCGGCCATGCTTCCGTTATCCGCTGTCTC CTCGCCTACCTTGTCGGTCTCCCGCCCAACGAAGTGCCGGCGGTCGAGATCGCGCGGGGCGACCTCGTCGAGATCACGCCGGCCTCTTACGGCGTCATCTCCCGCGCCTGGCACTTTTGGTCCGGTGAAGGCCGGGGCGACGCGTATGGTGGAAACCTGTACGAAAACTTTGCAGAAGCGACGTCTGGCAAGGGCTCGGTCCTGCCCGATTCGGGCGTCAACTTTGCGGCCGACGCGCTGAatatggagaaggaggcgcaggaggaggaaggcagggagaaggaggagaggggggAAAAGGTGATAGAGGCCGCCAAGGCCGTGGGCAAGATTGCAGAGCAGGCTGCGGCGAATACAGCAGCTGGTGCAGGTGCGCATGGCAGCAGTGGTGGTGATGGCACCGCAGGCGGAGTCGGTCAAGGTGCCAGGGGTCCAGGAAAGGcattgaggagatggggtTCAGAGAGGGGCAAAG AGGAAAACAAGAgcaaggatgatgaagcggTGGCAGTGTCTGAAGGCGAGGGTAGAGAAAGTGGAACAACGAGGAGTAGAGCTA TGAGCCTTTTGGAAATCTAG
- a CDS encoding hypothetical protein (HMMPfam hit to 6PF2K, 6-phosphofructo-2-kinase, score: 208.7, E(): 1.1e-59; HMMPfam hit to PGAM, Phosphoglycerate mutase family, score: 99.4, E(): 9e-27) — protein MAAPLYVTQSGRLWHAGLILIVTVGLPARGKTHISRALERYLRWLGVKTRVYSIGDYRRKVLGGAHNVPHDYFQTKTPRSEATNALRRRIKAELEDQIMDFFTQGGQVVIYDANNGSVAERKITSEKFGNRGVHVIYLESLCDQEDIITANIRSVKLSSPDYAGWDAEKAVADYWERIRDQAAVYDTVTADEGPFIKVMNVGERIEVNRIEGYLQTRCCFFLMNIHTRPRNIYFARSGQSLIEHSYKADSDLSPAGWEYAERLKAAVIARRKAAREERKAKGEVVGEDNPLLIWTSARRRAYHTAWPFVHSGYKVVQKPIMSEINPGVWDGLSTQEAMELYPDEWSRFLADPYAHRAPRAESYHDLSVRLESVIFELERCQDDLLIIGHASVIRCLLAYLVGLPPNEVPAVEIARGDLVEITPASYGVISRAWHFWSGEGRGDAYGGNLYENFAEATSGKGSVLPDSGVNFAADALNMEKEAQEEEGREKEERGEKVIEAAKAVGKIAEQAAANTAAGAGAHGSSGGDGTAGGVGQGARGPGKALRRWGSERGKGRGLPGLSELNETDDDEVEENKSKDDEAVAVSEGEGRESGTTRSRAMSLLEI, from the exons ATGGCAGCCCCCCTCTACGTCACCCAGTCTGGCCGCCTGTGGCACGCcggcctcatcctcatcgtcaccGTCGGCCTCCCAG CCCGCGGCAAGACCCACATCTCCCGCGCCCTCGAACGCTACCTCCGCTGGCTCGGCGTCAAGACCCGCGTCTACTCCATCGGCGACTACAGGCGCAAGGTCCTCGGCGGCGCTCACAACGTGCCCCACGACTACTTCCAGACAAAGA CCCCCAGGTCAGAGGCCACCAACGCCCTCCGCCGCCGCATCAAGGCAGAGCTCGAGGACCAGATCATGGACTTTTTCACCCAGGGCGGCCAGGTCGTCATCTACGATGCCAACAACGGCAGCGTCGCAGAGAGAAAGATCACCTCGGAAAAGTTTGGCAACCGGGGCGTCCATGTCATCTACCTCG AGAGCCTCTGTGACCAGGAGGATATCATCACCGCCAACATCCGCAGCGTCAAGCTCTCGTCTCCCGAC TATGCCGGATGGGACGCAGAAAAGGCAGTCGCAGACTACTGGGAACGTATCCGCGACCAGGCTGCCGTGTACGACACCGTCACCGCCGACGAAGGACCGTTTATCAAGGTGATGAATGTCGGCGAGCGGATCGAAGTGAACCGTATCGAAG GATACCTCCAAACGCGatgctgcttcttcttgatgaaTATCCACACCCGTCCTCGCAACATTTACTTTGCGCGT TCTGGGCAGTCTCTCATCGAACACTCGTATAAAGCCGACTCTGACCTCTCCCCGGCCGGCTGGGAATATGCTGAACGACTCAAGGCGGCGGTGATTGCGCGACGTAAAGCggcgagagaggagagaaaggcaaAAGGCGAAGTCGTCGGGGAGGACAACCCGCTGCTG ATCTGGACATCCGCCCGTCGTCGTGCTTACCACACCGCCTGGCCCTTTGTCCATTCCGGCTACAAGGTCGTCCAGAAACCGATCATGTCGGAAATCAACCCGGGCGTCTGGGACGGTCTCTCGACACAGGAAGCGATGGAACTCTACCCCGACGAATGGTCCCGTTTCCTCGCCGACCCGTATGCGCATAGGGCACCGCGCGCGGAAAGTTATCATGATCTCAGTGTCCGGCTCGAAAGTGTCATTTTCGAGCTGGAGAGGTGTCAGGATGATTTGTTGATTATCGGCCATGCTTCCGTTATCCGCTGTCTC CTCGCCTACCTTGTCGGTCTCCCGCCCAACGAAGTGCCGGCGGTCGAGATCGCGCGGGGCGACCTCGTCGAGATCACGCCGGCCTCTTACGGCGTCATCTCCCGCGCCTGGCACTTTTGGTCCGGTGAAGGCCGGGGCGACGCGTATGGTGGAAACCTGTACGAAAACTTTGCAGAAGCGACGTCTGGCAAGGGCTCGGTCCTGCCCGATTCGGGCGTCAACTTTGCGGCCGACGCGCTGAatatggagaaggaggcgcaggaggaggaaggcagggagaaggaggagaggggggAAAAGGTGATAGAGGCCGCCAAGGCCGTGGGCAAGATTGCAGAGCAGGCTGCGGCGAATACAGCAGCTGGTGCAGGTGCGCATGGCAGCAGTGGTGGTGATGGCACCGCAGGCGGAGTCGGTCAAGGTGCCAGGGGTCCAGGAAAGGcattgaggagatggggtTCAGAGAGGGGCAAAGGTAGGGGTCTGCCAGGGTTGAGCGAGTTGAACGAgacggatgatgatgaagtaGAGGAAAACAAGAgcaaggatgatgaagcggTGGCAGTGTCTGAAGGCGAGGGTAGAGAAAGTGGAACAACGAGGAGTAGAGCTA TGAGCCTTTTGGAAATCTAG